One genomic segment of Clostridium saccharoperbutylacetonicum N1-4(HMT) includes these proteins:
- the queF gene encoding preQ(1) synthase, giving the protein MSESGRKSKELEGISLLGNQGVKYDYGYNPEVLEVFDNKHPDNDYFAKFNCPEFTSLCPITGQPDFATIYISYIPNIKMVESKSLKLYLFSFRNHGDFHEDCMNIIMKDLIKLMDPKYIEVWGKFTPRGGISIDPYCNYGMKGTKFEEMANYRMMNHDMYPEKIDNR; this is encoded by the coding sequence ATGAGTGAAAGTGGAAGAAAATCGAAAGAACTTGAAGGAATAAGCTTACTTGGAAATCAAGGGGTAAAATATGATTATGGATATAACCCAGAGGTACTAGAGGTTTTTGATAATAAACATCCAGATAATGATTATTTTGCTAAATTTAATTGTCCAGAATTTACTAGCCTTTGTCCAATTACTGGTCAACCAGATTTTGCAACTATTTATATTAGCTACATTCCTAATATAAAAATGGTAGAAAGTAAATCTTTAAAATTATATTTGTTTAGTTTTAGAAACCATGGAGATTTCCATGAAGATTGTATGAATATAATAATGAAGGATTTAATAAAGTTAATGGATCCTAAGTATATTGAAGTATGGGGAAAATTCACACCAAGAGGTGGAATTAGTATTGATCCATATTGTAATTATGGTATGAAGGGAACCAAGTTTGAAGAAATGGCAAATTACAGAATGATGAATCATGATATGTATCCAGAAAAGATAGATAATAGATAA